The following coding sequences are from one uncultured Cohaesibacter sp. window:
- a CDS encoding transglycosylase SLT domain-containing protein, with amino-acid sequence MAQTMQACRTIRFTAGLLCSAFLFGGFANEAASAETTQVDAVCEKEMRAAAASEGVPLGILYAVGLTETGRGLKLHPYALNIEGKSVMTSTKKAALDAFYQARQSGKKLIDLGCMQINHHYHSQAFSSLDEMIDPHANVRYAAKFLKQLRAREGSWTMAVARYHAGPNNNPAQKRYVCAVIRNLVASKFGRWTAKSRAFCQK; translated from the coding sequence ATGGCACAGACCATGCAAGCATGTCGGACAATCCGCTTCACCGCAGGCTTACTTTGTAGCGCCTTTCTTTTCGGCGGTTTTGCAAATGAAGCAGCAAGCGCTGAGACGACGCAGGTTGATGCAGTCTGCGAGAAAGAAATGCGCGCAGCCGCTGCCAGTGAAGGCGTTCCTCTGGGTATTCTCTATGCCGTCGGCCTGACTGAAACGGGCCGGGGGCTCAAACTGCATCCATACGCTCTCAATATCGAGGGCAAATCGGTCATGACATCGACAAAGAAAGCCGCTCTTGATGCTTTCTATCAGGCCCGTCAAAGTGGCAAGAAGCTGATTGATCTTGGCTGCATGCAAATCAATCACCACTATCATTCACAAGCCTTTTCCTCTCTAGATGAAATGATTGATCCCCACGCCAATGTTCGCTACGCGGCCAAGTTTCTCAAGCAATTGCGCGCCCGTGAGGGAAGCTGGACCATGGCTGTCGCAAGATATCATGCGGGGCCAAACAACAACCCGGCACAAAAACGCTATGTCTGCGCGGTGATCCGCAACCTTGTTGCCAGCAAATTCGGACGTTGGACGGCCAAGTCACGGGCATTCTGTCAAAAATAG
- a CDS encoding flagellar hook protein FlgE: MGLYGVMRSSVSGMNSQSSKLGTVSDNIVNANTTGYKKAETEFKSIVTSQSTTTYNSGGVEALTSYDISTAGSMEYTTSVTDLAIDGNGFFIVSDGDGTPFLTRAGSFVADSDGNLVNTAGYYLQGFDLSNGTPTVVANALTGLDKVNINQAQLEASPTTEGSMSGNLPANADIVDTAVSNTPADNDGVLTNIDYTAKTSLVAYDDVGNKMQLDIYFTKTGTDTWEASVFNNADATDGGFPYTQTVTTAHGNTYTNPLSTTTLNFNADGTLAAASPTALTFHIPDHEPATDDVTLSIEGMTQLAADFGVDDPTLDGNAPQSVESVEIDKDGTLYMVYEDGSREATYRIPTADVASEDNLAPMGGEVYSTTNESGDVQVGFPGENGLGTMVSGAVEGSNVDLAEELTNLIVAQRSFSASSKVFQTGSDLLSEVVNLTR; the protein is encoded by the coding sequence ATGGGCCTTTACGGCGTAATGCGTTCTAGTGTTTCAGGCATGAACTCCCAATCGAGCAAACTGGGCACCGTGTCTGATAACATCGTCAATGCGAATACGACCGGCTACAAGAAAGCCGAAACAGAGTTCAAATCCATTGTGACTTCGCAAAGCACAACCACCTATAATTCCGGTGGTGTGGAAGCCCTGACATCATATGATATTTCGACTGCAGGCAGCATGGAATATACGACCAGCGTCACCGATCTGGCGATTGACGGCAATGGCTTTTTCATCGTCTCTGATGGCGATGGGACCCCTTTCCTGACCCGAGCAGGCAGTTTCGTTGCAGATTCCGACGGCAACCTGGTCAATACTGCAGGCTATTACCTACAGGGCTTTGACCTTTCAAACGGCACGCCGACCGTTGTCGCCAACGCTCTGACAGGACTTGATAAAGTCAATATCAATCAGGCTCAACTGGAAGCCAGCCCGACCACAGAAGGGTCCATGAGCGGCAACCTGCCAGCCAATGCCGACATTGTTGACACCGCAGTTTCCAATACTCCGGCAGACAACGACGGTGTGCTTACCAATATCGACTATACCGCCAAGACATCCCTCGTCGCCTATGATGACGTTGGCAACAAAATGCAGCTGGATATCTACTTTACCAAAACAGGCACGGACACCTGGGAAGCATCGGTCTTCAACAATGCAGATGCAACAGACGGAGGCTTTCCTTACACCCAAACTGTTACCACCGCGCACGGTAATACCTACACCAACCCGCTTTCCACCACGACGCTGAACTTCAACGCAGATGGAACGCTCGCTGCGGCATCACCAACCGCGTTGACCTTCCATATCCCGGATCATGAACCGGCAACCGATGATGTTACCCTCTCTATTGAGGGCATGACCCAGCTCGCAGCCGATTTCGGCGTCGACGATCCGACACTTGATGGCAATGCGCCACAGAGTGTTGAAAGCGTGGAAATCGACAAGGATGGCACCCTGTATATGGTTTACGAGGATGGATCTCGTGAGGCCACCTATCGCATCCCGACAGCCGACGTTGCCAGTGAAGACAATCTCGCACCGATGGGGGGAGAGGTCTATTCGACAACCAATGAAAGTGGTGATGTTCAGGTCGGTTTTCCGGGGGAAAACGGACTGGGAACAATGGTCTCCGGTGCGGTTGAAGGCTCCAACGTCGATTTGGCCGAGGAGCTCACCAATCTGATTGTCGCCCAACGGTCTTTCTCAGCCAGTTCCAAGGTCTTCCAAACCGGGTCAGATCTGCTGAGCGAGGTTGTGAACCTCACAAGGTAA
- the flgK gene encoding flagellar hook-associated protein FlgK, which yields MSLSVALQVAQSALSTRQKETAVLSRNITNASQEGYTRKTALVSTLQSTDGSGGGVYVSAVARATDQALFKNLLSATSVGEKSDAYLDGLTRLSDTIGDTEQNISPAAVLGQLETALQAYGAMPSDSVLAQQVLSASQNMVETLNDASSAVQSERENADAEINKSVETINDLLSQIESLNKEIVSGTELGSDITDLQDSRDQAVLQLSAEIGIKTQLRENNDLVITTESGVMLFETTARSVTFDATDTYSASTVGNSVYVDGVAVAGPNAKMEVSNGRIAGLVAVRDEAAVTYQNQLDEMARGLISVFQESGNAGIFTYSGGPAIPASGTLVAGLASDIQVNSAIDSNNLDLIRDGITIDYNPDDYASYGDRIQDLLSKLDDSMAFDSATSVDTTGTLTDFAASSVSWLEAERQSADTTAENQTITLTRVTESLSNKTGVNIDEEMQSMLEIERSYTATAKLISTIDEMLDQLLQIAG from the coding sequence ATGAGTCTTTCAGTTGCACTGCAGGTCGCACAATCTGCGTTGAGCACGCGCCAGAAAGAAACCGCCGTTCTTTCTCGCAACATCACCAATGCCAGTCAGGAAGGTTACACGCGCAAAACCGCGCTGGTCTCGACGTTGCAATCAACTGACGGATCCGGTGGAGGCGTCTATGTCAGCGCGGTTGCCAGAGCGACCGACCAGGCCTTATTCAAGAACCTCCTTTCAGCAACCTCTGTAGGGGAAAAGAGCGATGCCTATCTCGATGGGCTTACGCGCTTGTCAGATACAATCGGAGACACCGAACAGAACATCTCGCCTGCGGCTGTATTGGGCCAGTTGGAAACTGCCTTGCAAGCCTATGGAGCGATGCCATCTGACTCCGTTCTGGCCCAACAGGTCCTGTCGGCTTCCCAGAATATGGTCGAAACCCTCAATGATGCATCCAGTGCCGTTCAGTCAGAACGGGAAAATGCCGATGCCGAAATTAACAAGTCTGTCGAAACGATCAACGACCTGCTTTCCCAGATTGAATCTCTCAATAAAGAGATTGTAAGCGGCACGGAACTGGGCAGTGATATCACCGACCTGCAGGATTCCCGCGATCAGGCCGTCTTGCAGCTTTCCGCCGAAATCGGCATCAAGACGCAGTTGCGCGAGAATAACGATCTTGTCATCACGACCGAAAGCGGCGTCATGCTGTTTGAAACAACAGCCCGAAGCGTCACCTTTGATGCAACGGACACCTATTCGGCCTCGACTGTTGGGAATTCCGTTTATGTGGATGGGGTGGCAGTTGCCGGACCGAACGCCAAGATGGAAGTGAGCAACGGACGCATTGCCGGTCTGGTTGCCGTGCGGGACGAAGCTGCGGTCACATATCAAAACCAACTTGATGAAATGGCGCGTGGCCTCATCAGCGTTTTTCAGGAAAGCGGTAATGCGGGCATCTTCACCTATTCGGGGGGACCGGCCATTCCGGCCTCTGGCACGCTTGTCGCCGGGCTGGCATCAGACATTCAAGTCAATAGTGCGATTGACAGCAACAATCTGGATCTCATCCGAGACGGGATAACCATCGACTATAACCCCGACGATTACGCCAGCTATGGTGATCGAATTCAGGATCTGCTCAGCAAACTTGATGATTCAATGGCGTTCGATAGTGCAACCAGTGTCGATACGACGGGAACCCTCACTGACTTCGCCGCGTCATCCGTCAGCTGGCTGGAAGCAGAACGGCAATCTGCGGATACCACGGCAGAGAACCAGACCATAACGCTGACCCGTGTGACGGAATCCCTTTCCAACAAGACCGGCGTCAATATCGACGAAGAAATGCAGAGCATGCTGGAAATTGAACGGAGCTACACAGCGACCGCAAAATTGATCAGCACGATTGATGAAATGTTGGATCAACTCCTTCAGATTGCAGGCTAA
- a CDS encoding chemotaxis protein yields the protein MTVKKFIGKKFIGTAGLLACLLVSSPSISTSFAQPQTQPNPQTQPQTQPNPQPQAQTQAQAEAAGAAAEKSKAPEDNTDIHAVDESVEQMQPYMQVRVVQNLQTQTAKGSKQALVAEQKLIPSLNQHFLDLPPDTWGNEQNARAAVIHLLSGGHPAVGHRLLSLDPPAAVDPQLLQGAVAYIEGRKGEARAALSSIDPLKLSPTLGGQIALVQAIVALPDNPAAALIAIDKARLLLPGSLVEEAALRRGVSVASTMNDPRLLQTYALQYMRRFNNSIYNSDFRRRFALAMRRFGKSKDEAVFTDLDTVIAQFDLDARRSLYLLLSYSSLIAGNVKLANQAAETALPLSLDNTESQSRAHLYLAGSMLEADKIRQSLEHLWKVKRSKLSSRDQILADKIALVLNNIRAWPESDAPAFEFSFSSAAAAKGEPEWQLDTIDQAKRAIQETDLFLSSSTQASAR from the coding sequence ATGACTGTCAAAAAGTTCATTGGCAAAAAGTTCATTGGCACGGCTGGGTTGCTTGCATGTTTGCTTGTCTCCAGCCCGTCCATCTCCACCAGTTTTGCCCAGCCACAAACGCAGCCCAATCCTCAGACCCAGCCCCAAACGCAGCCCAATCCTCAGCCACAGGCACAGACTCAGGCTCAGGCCGAAGCCGCTGGAGCTGCGGCAGAGAAAAGCAAAGCCCCGGAAGACAACACGGACATTCATGCTGTCGATGAGTCGGTCGAACAAATGCAACCCTATATGCAGGTTCGGGTCGTCCAGAATTTGCAGACCCAAACGGCAAAGGGTTCGAAACAGGCGCTCGTTGCCGAACAAAAGCTCATTCCCAGCCTGAACCAGCATTTTCTGGATCTGCCACCAGATACCTGGGGAAATGAACAAAACGCTCGCGCGGCGGTTATTCATCTGCTTTCAGGGGGCCACCCTGCTGTTGGGCATCGTCTCTTGAGCCTTGACCCGCCTGCCGCAGTAGATCCGCAGCTCTTGCAAGGAGCTGTGGCCTATATTGAAGGACGAAAGGGCGAAGCGCGCGCAGCATTGTCTTCGATAGACCCACTGAAGCTTTCTCCGACGCTCGGAGGCCAGATCGCTCTGGTTCAGGCCATTGTTGCACTGCCGGATAATCCTGCGGCGGCACTGATTGCCATTGACAAGGCAAGACTGCTGCTCCCCGGCTCTCTGGTGGAGGAAGCTGCGTTGAGGCGAGGGGTTTCCGTCGCATCAACCATGAACGATCCCAGGCTTCTGCAGACCTATGCGCTGCAATATATGCGCCGTTTCAACAACTCGATCTATAATTCAGATTTCCGCCGCCGGTTTGCACTCGCCATGCGCCGATTTGGCAAGAGCAAGGACGAGGCTGTCTTCACAGATCTTGATACAGTCATTGCGCAGTTTGATCTGGACGCAAGGCGCAGCCTTTATCTGTTGCTGTCCTACTCCAGCCTGATTGCCGGCAATGTCAAGCTTGCCAATCAGGCAGCAGAAACCGCGCTGCCTCTCTCGCTAGACAATACGGAAAGCCAATCCCGCGCACATCTTTACCTAGCAGGCTCCATGCTGGAGGCTGACAAGATCAGGCAGTCGCTCGAACATCTTTGGAAGGTAAAAAGAAGCAAGCTGAGTTCTCGCGACCAGATATTGGCCGACAAGATTGCGCTGGTGCTTAACAATATCCGTGCCTGGCCTGAAAGCGATGCGCCAGCTTTTGAATTCAGTTTCTCTTCTGCTGCAGCTGCAAAAGGTGAACCGGAGTGGCAACTGGACACAATCGATCAAGCCAAAAGAGCTATTCAGGAAACCGACCTTTTCCTCTCATCTTCAACTCAAGCCTCAGCACGGTAA
- a CDS encoding flagellar hook-length control protein FliK, with translation MISNSAIAGSVRPHVTNKLAIHGDSQNQNRNGGRDDDAYSEADASSCDQLDAEDAQKSSSRAKHKGDQSSVSFEHLLELVNSKLESKDGSDLASDASAIASDRGSQSTAASQPSVETVEQLLAQAGFGKAVEAQTTTAGGSQLLDGTPLAASAQQQGQEPKTSAIATFLSAVTGDDAAGAENTAGLEEKIANGTNNQDGGAKGNLFGQSLDEQEKLSLGTLDQLTKAAKASSEQTIDPSTLKTQSLEMRANSAFDQVMPLVKDAVLSPLQRSQEDGFTLLRQETHFAPINALEEAGIEPTKAMQPNAGAVLSQIADAIKNNPLADSTSTSDTSMRSWGDDTQWQGSLRLQRSGDALRVLDIQLHPADLGKVRLSVRLNENNVEVRIEATKAETAKLLESNQTELNKILQKAGYHADRISVIAVDEKGASHILPPSHNDSLNQQSDQGRSAFAGFGNGSNEGSDAQQHAPAKDENAPTPFERSDGQDDGTDHASMSDNPLHRRLTL, from the coding sequence ATGATTTCGAATAGCGCTATTGCAGGGTCCGTCAGACCTCATGTTACCAACAAACTAGCCATTCATGGTGACAGCCAAAACCAGAACAGAAATGGTGGCCGTGATGATGATGCTTATTCTGAAGCAGACGCGTCAAGCTGCGATCAGCTTGATGCCGAGGACGCACAGAAGTCTTCTTCCCGTGCAAAACATAAGGGCGATCAGTCGTCCGTTTCCTTTGAACATCTGCTTGAATTGGTCAATTCCAAACTTGAGAGCAAGGATGGTAGCGATTTAGCATCCGATGCCTCTGCAATTGCTTCAGATCGCGGCAGCCAAAGCACTGCTGCCAGTCAGCCCAGCGTGGAGACCGTCGAACAGCTTCTGGCTCAGGCCGGTTTTGGCAAAGCCGTAGAAGCCCAAACCACAACCGCCGGAGGATCTCAGTTGCTTGATGGCACTCCACTTGCCGCCAGCGCACAGCAGCAGGGGCAGGAGCCAAAGACGTCTGCAATTGCCACTTTCCTTTCAGCGGTGACCGGTGATGATGCTGCGGGCGCAGAAAATACCGCGGGATTGGAAGAAAAAATCGCCAATGGGACGAACAATCAGGATGGTGGCGCGAAAGGAAACCTCTTCGGGCAATCACTCGACGAGCAGGAAAAACTCTCGCTCGGCACCCTCGACCAGCTAACAAAGGCGGCAAAAGCATCCTCCGAGCAGACGATTGATCCATCCACACTCAAGACACAGTCATTGGAAATGCGGGCCAACTCGGCGTTTGATCAGGTGATGCCCCTTGTCAAGGATGCCGTTCTCTCCCCTCTTCAGCGCTCTCAGGAAGATGGCTTTACCCTCTTGAGGCAGGAAACACATTTCGCGCCGATCAATGCACTCGAAGAGGCCGGCATTGAGCCGACCAAAGCCATGCAGCCTAATGCAGGAGCAGTTCTCTCGCAGATTGCGGACGCCATCAAGAATAACCCGCTTGCTGACAGCACATCGACTTCCGACACATCCATGCGCTCTTGGGGGGACGACACGCAATGGCAAGGCTCCCTTCGCTTGCAGCGCAGCGGAGATGCCTTGCGCGTTCTCGATATCCAACTCCATCCGGCGGATCTGGGCAAGGTGCGCCTTTCGGTTCGCCTGAATGAAAACAATGTCGAGGTTCGCATTGAAGCAACCAAAGCTGAAACAGCGAAATTGCTGGAAAGCAACCAGACCGAATTGAACAAGATATTGCAAAAAGCAGGGTATCATGCGGATCGCATCTCTGTGATCGCAGTTGATGAAAAGGGAGCGTCTCATATTCTCCCGCCATCGCACAACGATAGCCTCAACCAACAGTCTGATCAGGGTCGCTCCGCTTTTGCCGGCTTTGGCAATGGATCAAATGAGGGGAGTGATGCGCAGCAACACGCCCCGGCCAAAGATGAAAATGCCCCCACTCCCTTTGAACGAAGTGATGGACAGGATGATGGCACAGACCATGCAAGCATGTCGGACAATCCGCTTCACCGCAGGCTTACTTTGTAG